The genomic stretch CTTGCTCGCACAGTCGGAGCCTTGGTTTTCGTTGATGCAGTTCACTATGCACCCCACGCCCCAATTGACGTGCGATCGCTCGACTGCGATTTTCTCGCCTGTTCGGCGTATAAATTTTTTGGCTCTCATGTCGGTATTCTTTACGGCAAGCGCGAGCATCTTGCCCGCCTGCAACCTTACAAAGTACGTCCTGCATCAGATGAAGTGCCATCACGCTGGGAAACTGGCACCCTCAATCACGAAGGTTTAGCGGGGATGATAGCGGCAATTAACTATCTAGCGAAAATTGGTTGTCATGTCTCACCCACACTAGGAAGCGAGTTACTTTCTACTCTCCTAGAGGCTGATACAGGAAAATGGGAAGCATTCCGATGTCCTCCAACTCAATCAACTTCCTATCCCAGTCGGCGTGCTGCCTTAGTAACTGCGATGAGTGCAATCCAACAATACGAACTAGAATTGAGCAACCAGCTAATTTCTGGACTGTTGGAGATTCCTGGCTTAACTTTATATGGCATTACCCAGCCAGAACGTTTTACCTGGCGCACGCCAACCGTGGCAATCACACTTGCGGGGCAAACTCCTTACTCCATTGCTAAAGCATTAGGCGATCGCGGTATTTTTACTTGGCACGGCCATTTTTATGCGATCAATCTGACTGAGAGGTTAGGAGTAGAAGCTAGTGGCGGTTTGCTGCGGATAGGGCTAGTACATTACAACACAGTGGAAGAAATTCAGCGATTATTACAAGCTTTGCATGAAATTGCTGCTATCCCAACATCATC from Chlorogloeopsis sp. ULAP01 encodes the following:
- a CDS encoding cysteine desulfurase-like protein, giving the protein MKTPLDIKWIRAQFPALTQEINGQPAVFFDGPGGTQVPGSVIDAMGDYLVRSNANAHGAFATSARTDVLIDSARVAIADFLGCDRDEVVFGANMTTLTFTLSRAISRELQPGDEIIVTRLDHDANVSPWCALAERGVTVRFVDINFTDCTLDWSDLEQQINPRTRLVAVGYASNAVGTINDIAKVVRLARTVGALVFVDAVHYAPHAPIDVRSLDCDFLACSAYKFFGSHVGILYGKREHLARLQPYKVRPASDEVPSRWETGTLNHEGLAGMIAAINYLAKIGCHVSPTLGSELLSTLLEADTGKWEAFRCPPTQSTSYPSRRAALVTAMSAIQQYELELSNQLISGLLEIPGLTLYGITQPERFTWRTPTVAITLAGQTPYSIAKALGDRGIFTWHGHFYAINLTERLGVEASGGLLRIGLVHYNTVEEIQRLLQALHEIAAIPTSS